The following are from one region of the Polaribacter marinaquae genome:
- a CDS encoding DUF3127 domain-containing protein produces the protein MEVIGKVKLIGDVQTFGANGFRKRELVVTTDDQYPQMIMIEFVQDKVDLLNNYAVGQDVKVSINLRGREWINPQGEAKYFNSIQGWRIENLSQSNTQGQNLPPVDQFQPASNVSNEEPDDLPF, from the coding sequence ATGGAAGTTATTGGTAAAGTTAAGTTAATCGGAGATGTACAAACTTTTGGTGCAAATGGTTTTAGAAAAAGAGAATTAGTTGTTACAACAGATGATCAATATCCTCAAATGATTATGATTGAATTTGTACAAGATAAAGTAGATTTATTAAACAATTACGCTGTTGGGCAAGATGTAAAAGTATCTATCAATTTAAGAGGTAGAGAATGGATTAACCCACAAGGTGAAGCAAAATACTTTAACTCTATACAAGGTTGGAGAATAGAAAACTTATCTCAGTCTAACACACAAGGGCAAAACTTACCTCCAGTAGATCAGTTTCAGCCAGCATCTAACGTTTCTAACGAAGAGCCAGACGATTTACCTTTCTAG
- a CDS encoding flavin reductase family protein translates to MLTIDPKEVSTAKLHGYLLGAVAPRPIAFASTIDKDGNPNLSPFSFFNVFGANPPIMIFSPARRVRDNTTKHTLENALETKEVVINMVNYDIVQQMSLSSTEYPEGVNEFDKAGFTMLKSDIVKPFRVAESPVQFECKVNDVIFTGENGGAGNLVVCEVVKIHISDDVLDENGAIDQHKIDLVARAGGSYYSRARDGFFEIPKPISTLGIGVDAISADIRNSTVLTGNNLGMLGNIEQLPTEESVNNFAKEHPKFIGLETAKKHTFAQDFLKKNDVESAWKVLLIK, encoded by the coding sequence ATGCTTACAATAGACCCAAAAGAAGTTTCTACAGCAAAATTACATGGTTATTTACTAGGTGCCGTTGCCCCAAGACCAATTGCTTTTGCGAGTACAATAGATAAAGATGGAAATCCGAATTTATCTCCGTTTAGTTTTTTTAATGTCTTTGGTGCAAATCCGCCGATAATGATTTTTTCTCCTGCAAGACGAGTAAGAGATAATACTACAAAACATACTTTAGAAAATGCTTTAGAAACTAAAGAAGTAGTAATTAATATGGTTAATTACGATATTGTACAGCAGATGTCTTTAAGTTCTACTGAGTACCCAGAAGGTGTAAATGAGTTTGATAAAGCGGGCTTTACAATGCTAAAATCGGATATTGTAAAACCATTTAGAGTTGCAGAATCACCTGTGCAATTTGAATGTAAAGTTAACGACGTAATTTTTACAGGAGAAAATGGTGGGGCAGGTAATTTGGTTGTTTGTGAAGTGGTTAAAATTCATATTTCTGATGATGTTTTAGATGAAAACGGTGCAATAGATCAACATAAAATAGACTTGGTTGCAAGAGCCGGCGGAAGTTATTATTCGAGAGCAAGAGATGGTTTTTTCGAAATACCGAAACCAATTTCTACATTAGGTATTGGTGTTGATGCAATAAGTGCAGACATTAGAAATAGTACAGTTTTAACAGGTAATAATTTGGGTATGTTAGGCAACATAGAACAATTGCCTACCGAAGAAAGTGTTAATAACTTTGCGAAAGAACATCCTAAATTTATTGGGTTAGAAACCGCAAAAAAACATACATTTGCACAAGATTTTTTAAAAAAGAATGATGTAGAAAGTGCTTGGAAAGTGCTTTTAATTAAATAG
- a CDS encoding sensor histidine kinase — protein sequence MNFLTNTLLFKRIAVLISLIIVSLILWNTYIFFQKFKNDERVKMEILGIAQKQLANSDLNADITLPDKIIVANTTIPLILVDGKGNIESFQNLDSLKSLNPKYLEEQLLKMKEENAPIEISYNGKNKQYIYYRNSDLLNKLTYYPIALILILILFLSVIYLFYNSNKAAETNKLWTGMAKETAHQIGTPLSSLLGWIAILKMENVDDKYVEEIEKDVNRLNIIANRFSKIGSIPELKSDNIVTITKNAFDYLKSRSSKQISFSFTTSDTEINTKINAELYGWVIENLIKNAIDAMQREGSLKIRIENTTKKVKIIVSDTGKGMPKKLFKQIFKPGFTTKKRGWGLGLSLSKRIVEDYHKGKIYVQKSEIDKGTTFEILLNKA from the coding sequence ATGAATTTTCTAACCAATACACTTTTATTTAAAAGAATTGCCGTTTTAATCTCTTTGATAATCGTTTCTTTAATTCTATGGAATACCTACATATTTTTTCAGAAATTTAAAAATGATGAAAGAGTAAAAATGGAAATTTTAGGAATTGCTCAAAAGCAGTTGGCAAATTCAGATCTAAACGCAGATATAACTTTACCAGATAAAATTATTGTTGCTAATACGACTATTCCCTTAATTTTGGTTGATGGAAAAGGTAACATCGAATCTTTTCAAAATTTAGACTCTTTAAAATCTTTAAACCCTAAATATTTAGAAGAGCAACTGCTAAAAATGAAAGAAGAAAATGCGCCTATAGAAATTAGTTACAATGGTAAAAACAAGCAATATATTTATTATCGAAATTCAGATCTACTAAACAAACTAACCTATTACCCAATAGCATTAATCTTAATTCTAATCTTATTTTTAAGTGTTATTTACCTGTTTTATAACTCTAATAAAGCAGCAGAAACTAACAAATTATGGACAGGTATGGCCAAGGAAACTGCGCACCAAATTGGCACACCATTATCTTCTTTATTAGGTTGGATTGCCATTTTAAAAATGGAAAATGTAGACGATAAATATGTAGAAGAAATAGAAAAAGACGTAAATCGATTGAATATAATTGCCAACAGGTTTTCTAAAATTGGCTCTATACCTGAGTTAAAATCAGATAATATTGTTACCATTACAAAAAATGCATTCGACTATTTAAAATCTAGAAGCTCTAAACAAATTAGCTTTTCGTTTACCACTTCAGATACCGAAATAAACACTAAAATTAATGCCGAATTGTATGGTTGGGTAATAGAAAACCTCATAAAAAATGCAATCGATGCGATGCAAAGAGAAGGTTCTTTAAAAATCCGAATAGAAAATACAACTAAAAAAGTTAAAATTATTGTTTCTGATACCGGTAAAGGAATGCCAAAAAAATTATTTAAACAAATCTTTAAACCCGGTTTTACGACGAAAAAGCGTGGTTGGGGTTTGGGCCTATCATTATCTAAAAGAATTGTAGAAGACTATCACAAAGGTAAAATTTATGTTCAAAAATCTGAAATAGATAAAGGAACAACCTTCGAGATTTTATTAAATAAAGCTTAA
- a CDS encoding HIT family protein: MSVFTKIITGEIPSYKVAENDDFIAFLDINPNAKGHTLVVPKKEVDKVFDLSKEEYNALMSFSYEVAKAIEKAVPCLRVGMSVIGLEVPHVHVHLIPLNEMADIQFSKKVKLSNEEFNSLAASIAKNF; encoded by the coding sequence ATGAGCGTTTTTACAAAGATAATTACAGGAGAAATACCAAGTTATAAGGTTGCAGAAAATGATGATTTTATAGCCTTTTTAGATATAAACCCAAATGCGAAAGGTCATACGTTGGTTGTGCCAAAAAAAGAAGTTGATAAGGTTTTTGATTTATCTAAAGAAGAGTACAATGCACTAATGAGTTTTTCGTACGAAGTGGCTAAAGCAATAGAAAAAGCAGTGCCTTGTTTAAGAGTTGGTATGAGTGTAATTGGTTTAGAAGTACCACATGTACATGTTCATTTAATTCCTTTAAATGAAATGGCAGATATTCAGTTTTCTAAAAAAGTAAAATTATCTAACGAAGAGTTTAATTCTTTGGCAGCAAGTATTGCTAAGAACTTTTAG
- the greA gene encoding transcription elongation factor GreA: protein MSEISYYSEEGLKKLKEELVHLEQVERPRVTQEIADARDKGDLSENAEYHAAKEEQSHLEFKIAKLKNVISGARILDESQLDTSKVLIHSNVVIKNTANGMEFKYRLVADSETDVRNGKLSVNSPIGKGLLGKKVGEIAEIKVPNGMMKFEIVEISR, encoded by the coding sequence ATGAGTGAAATTTCATATTATTCTGAAGAAGGATTAAAAAAACTAAAAGAAGAACTAGTTCATTTAGAACAAGTAGAGCGACCAAGAGTAACGCAAGAAATTGCAGATGCAAGGGATAAAGGAGATTTAAGTGAAAATGCAGAGTATCATGCTGCAAAAGAAGAACAATCTCATTTAGAATTTAAAATTGCGAAATTAAAAAACGTAATTTCTGGTGCACGTATTTTAGATGAAAGTCAATTAGATACCTCTAAAGTTTTAATACATTCTAACGTTGTAATTAAAAACACAGCTAACGGAATGGAGTTTAAATACAGATTGGTTGCAGATTCAGAAACAGATGTTAGAAACGGAAAACTTTCTGTAAACTCGCCAATAGGTAAAGGTTTATTAGGTAAAAAAGTTGGAGAAATTGCAGAGATTAAGGTGCCAAATGGTATGATGAAATTCGAAATTGTAGAAATTTCGAGATAA
- a CDS encoding phosphoribosylaminoimidazole carboxylase, with protein sequence MFKKVLFFISLVLFFACAENNLPANCLRQFPVSLSTDLNNPQLINVQTPGGFANLTGGAKGIFLFNINGSEFVAFDKLCPQNDCNSPMTFEKGTVLKCSCDESEYSVHFGGAPQTDDFECPARQYKVTKSGSSIRISNF encoded by the coding sequence ATGTTTAAAAAAGTGCTTTTTTTTATAAGTTTAGTGTTGTTTTTTGCCTGTGCAGAAAACAATTTACCAGCTAACTGTTTAAGACAATTCCCTGTTAGTTTAAGCACAGATTTAAACAATCCGCAACTAATAAATGTACAAACACCAGGTGGTTTTGCAAATCTTACAGGTGGCGCTAAAGGTATCTTTCTTTTTAATATAAATGGCTCAGAATTTGTTGCTTTTGATAAACTATGCCCTCAAAACGATTGCAACTCTCCTATGACGTTCGAAAAAGGAACTGTTTTAAAATGCTCTTGTGATGAAAGTGAATACAGTGTTCACTTTGGTGGTGCACCACAAACAGATGATTTTGAGTGTCCGGCAAGACAATATAAAGTTACAAAATCTGGTTCTTCAATTAGAATCAGTAATTTTTAG
- a CDS encoding 5-(carboxyamino)imidazole ribonucleotide synthase, which translates to MKNYYSSDFKLGVLGGGQLGRMLLAETQKLDIYTSILDSNTNAPCAQICNNFVIGDLLDFDAVYNFGKTVDLLTIEIENVNLDALDKLESEGLEIYPKPKDLRIIQSKARQKNFYLDHQIPTAEFSHYAYLEELKHSFENNIIDFPFVWKAARFGYDGNGVKIVRNINDLESLPNVECITEKLIPFKNELAVIVARNKDGKVTTYPVVEMEFHPEANQVEYVICPARIESKVAEKAREIALKVVSDLDFVGLLAVEMFQTVDDKILVNEVAPRPHNSGHYSIEASYTNQFEQHLRSILNLPLGNTESKVAGIMVNLVGEEGFAGDVIYENIEEILKIDGVTPHLYGKKETRPFRKMGHVTIVNADIDTARKVAQEVKEKIRVISKNN; encoded by the coding sequence GTGAAAAATTATTATTCTTCAGATTTTAAATTGGGCGTTCTTGGTGGTGGCCAATTAGGACGAATGCTTTTAGCAGAAACCCAAAAATTAGATATTTACACTTCTATTTTAGACAGTAATACAAATGCACCTTGTGCACAAATTTGCAACAATTTTGTTATTGGAGATTTGTTAGATTTTGATGCTGTTTATAATTTTGGTAAAACCGTAGATTTACTTACTATAGAAATAGAAAATGTAAACTTAGATGCTTTAGACAAATTAGAAAGTGAAGGTCTAGAAATTTACCCAAAACCGAAAGATTTAAGAATTATCCAGAGCAAAGCAAGACAAAAAAACTTTTACTTAGATCATCAAATACCTACTGCGGAATTTTCTCATTATGCTTATCTAGAAGAATTAAAGCATTCTTTCGAAAATAATATTATAGATTTTCCTTTTGTTTGGAAAGCCGCAAGATTTGGGTACGATGGAAATGGTGTAAAAATTGTTCGAAACATTAACGATCTAGAAAGCTTACCTAATGTAGAATGTATTACAGAAAAATTAATTCCGTTTAAAAACGAATTGGCTGTAATTGTTGCTAGAAATAAAGATGGTAAAGTAACTACCTATCCTGTTGTTGAAATGGAATTTCATCCGGAAGCAAACCAAGTAGAATATGTAATTTGTCCTGCAAGAATAGAGAGTAAAGTAGCAGAAAAAGCAAGAGAAATTGCTTTAAAAGTTGTTAGCGATTTAGATTTTGTTGGTTTATTAGCAGTAGAAATGTTTCAAACGGTAGACGATAAAATATTGGTAAATGAAGTTGCACCAAGACCTCATAATTCTGGACATTATTCTATAGAAGCTAGTTATACCAATCAATTTGAGCAACATCTACGCTCTATTTTAAATCTTCCTTTAGGCAATACAGAAAGTAAAGTTGCCGGTATTATGGTAAATTTAGTTGGTGAAGAAGGTTTTGCTGGAGACGTAATTTATGAAAATATTGAAGAAATTTTAAAAATAGACGGAGTAACGCCACACCTTTATGGAAAAAAAGAAACGCGTCCGTTTAGAAAAATGGGGCATGTTACAATTGTAAATGCTGATATAGATACTGCAAGAAAAGTTGCCCAAGAAGTAAAAGAAAAAATAAGAGTAATTAGTAAGAATAATTAA
- the purE gene encoding 5-(carboxyamino)imidazole ribonucleotide mutase: MVGIIMGSDSDLPIMQEAIDILESFDIQIEVDIVSAHRTPEKLLDYSKNAHKRGIKVIIAGAGGAAHLPGMVASMSPLPIIGVPVKSRNSIDGWDSVLSILQMPGGVPVATVALDGAKNAGILAAQIIGASDTCVLDKIIAYKEGLKLKVEKASENVRK, encoded by the coding sequence ATGGTAGGAATAATAATGGGAAGTGATTCTGATCTTCCAATAATGCAAGAAGCAATAGACATTTTAGAGAGTTTTGATATTCAAATAGAAGTTGATATTGTGTCTGCACATAGAACTCCAGAAAAATTATTAGATTACTCTAAAAATGCACATAAAAGAGGCATAAAAGTAATTATTGCAGGTGCTGGTGGTGCTGCACATTTACCAGGAATGGTAGCTTCTATGAGTCCGTTACCAATTATTGGCGTACCTGTAAAAAGCAGAAATTCTATAGATGGTTGGGATTCTGTTTTGTCTATTTTACAAATGCCAGGTGGCGTGCCTGTAGCAACAGTTGCTTTAGATGGCGCAAAAAATGCTGGTATTTTGGCAGCTCAAATTATTGGTGCTTCAGATACTTGTGTTTTAGATAAAATTATTGCTTATAAAGAAGGTTTAAAACTAAAAGTAGAAAAGGCTTCTGAAAATGTTAGAAAATAA
- a CDS encoding LamG-like jellyroll fold domain-containing protein has product MKNITIYILYIFIIVYSSLQAQIPCSAGFEANGTNDYITIPNTDAINLQNTKNRTVEFWFKPSDITTRQVLYEEGAQVNVILFYIEAGRIYLGGYRNNADTAARRRFFRSELGEITVDKWTHVALTIEDTASPDVTFRWYLDGVEKDQQDGLQVSTHSGNISIGRNGGAVRYPTSFSSGSTYNGAFSGQNNVDNNFDGNISLLRIWNVARTAAEIDTNKSTYLTAGTSLVAYQDGDQVNYEANGASSIAATTTANGSNTSYTWNGGTSSDFSNDTNWAATSPEVSKTQTVVIQNGSNNPEITSEVKIGRLTIEAGAEVVVKSGGTLNIFYGLTNNGTITVEDGGALIFNSCNATIAGSGDFNIKRATPNYSGNDFYSYWSSPVIATDSNIATVFPDAELIYRFDASSTNSDWAFHGTADFNPGVGYAIQNEGVGGQLRTFTGKLNEGDVVVNVFNSSNLASTDPDNVWSTSGDNLVGNPYFSAIDWDLVSADTDNADIDGTIYLWNQNTAEVGDNNVSDYLQYNATGGLSNTTTGKIGSGQGFFVRTSTNSTLTFKTTHQIVANNTQFYKSDKAKVTEKREGRSWFTFNKGNKTNTLLVGFLKGATNRYDRLYDAPFDISQKSMGFYSHVRGGAKASIQGLPVLKRDKKVVKLGFVVDELGEYSIGIQDEKIDEDYYIYLRDTEAKKTVDLRQRDYTFTIDTVGENNTRFKIIYTKDKRRATKKTGKEAILVEEVDSEDFAVYVDGAKELIVEYDFDVDNIKDVTLYTIQGRKVKTFLGTDAKNISNLKTGTYIVNTTLIDNRNFTKKILIAN; this is encoded by the coding sequence ATGAAGAATATTACAATTTATATTTTGTATATTTTTATAATTGTTTACAGTTCTTTACAAGCTCAAATTCCATGTTCAGCTGGTTTTGAAGCTAACGGGACTAACGATTATATTACAATACCAAATACAGATGCTATTAATTTACAGAACACAAAAAACAGAACTGTAGAGTTTTGGTTTAAACCTTCGGATATTACTACAAGACAAGTTCTGTATGAAGAAGGTGCGCAAGTAAACGTGATTTTATTTTATATAGAAGCAGGAAGGATTTATTTAGGCGGGTACAGAAATAATGCTGATACAGCAGCTAGAAGAAGATTTTTTAGATCTGAATTAGGAGAAATTACTGTTGATAAATGGACACACGTAGCCCTAACAATAGAAGATACAGCTTCGCCAGATGTAACCTTTAGATGGTATTTAGATGGCGTAGAAAAAGATCAACAAGATGGTTTACAGGTAAGTACTCACTCTGGTAATATTTCTATAGGTAGAAACGGTGGTGCTGTAAGGTATCCAACAAGTTTTTCAAGTGGTTCTACTTACAACGGAGCTTTCTCTGGTCAAAATAATGTTGACAATAATTTTGATGGTAATATATCTTTATTAAGAATCTGGAACGTTGCAAGAACAGCAGCAGAAATAGATACTAATAAATCTACATATCTTACTGCTGGCACAAGTTTAGTTGCTTATCAAGATGGCGATCAAGTTAACTATGAAGCAAATGGGGCTTCTTCTATTGCTGCAACTACAACAGCAAACGGAAGCAATACAAGTTATACATGGAATGGTGGTACTTCTTCAGATTTTTCTAACGATACAAATTGGGCTGCAACATCACCAGAGGTTTCTAAGACACAAACGGTGGTGATTCAAAATGGTTCAAATAATCCAGAAATAACATCAGAAGTTAAAATAGGAAGATTAACAATAGAAGCAGGAGCAGAGGTTGTTGTAAAAAGTGGAGGAACTTTAAATATCTTTTATGGTTTAACTAATAATGGTACAATTACAGTCGAAGATGGCGGCGCTTTAATTTTTAACTCTTGTAATGCAACAATTGCAGGTTCTGGAGATTTTAATATTAAAAGAGCAACACCAAATTATTCTGGAAACGATTTTTATTCTTATTGGAGTTCTCCTGTAATTGCTACAGATTCTAATATTGCCACTGTATTTCCTGATGCAGAGTTAATTTACAGGTTTGATGCTAGTAGTACAAATTCAGATTGGGCCTTTCATGGTACTGCAGATTTTAACCCAGGTGTTGGTTATGCAATTCAGAACGAAGGTGTAGGCGGTCAATTAAGAACTTTTACAGGAAAGTTAAATGAGGGTGATGTAGTTGTAAATGTTTTTAATTCTAGTAATTTAGCAAGTACAGATCCAGATAATGTTTGGTCTACTTCTGGAGATAATCTAGTTGGTAATCCTTATTTTTCTGCAATAGATTGGGATTTGGTAAGCGCAGATACAGACAATGCAGATATTGATGGAACCATTTATTTATGGAATCAAAATACTGCAGAAGTTGGAGATAATAATGTTTCTGATTACCTACAGTACAATGCAACTGGTGGTTTAAGTAATACTACAACAGGTAAGATTGGTTCTGGGCAAGGTTTCTTTGTTAGAACTTCAACTAATAGTACGTTAACTTTTAAAACTACGCATCAAATTGTGGCAAATAACACACAGTTTTATAAGTCTGATAAAGCTAAGGTCACAGAAAAGAGAGAAGGAAGATCTTGGTTTACTTTTAACAAAGGCAATAAAACAAATACTTTATTAGTTGGTTTTCTTAAGGGAGCAACAAATAGATATGATAGGCTTTATGACGCACCTTTTGATATTAGTCAAAAATCTATGGGTTTTTATTCTCATGTTAGAGGAGGTGCAAAAGCATCTATACAAGGTTTGCCAGTTTTAAAAAGAGATAAAAAAGTGGTGAAGTTAGGTTTTGTTGTTGATGAATTAGGTGAATATTCTATCGGAATTCAAGATGAGAAAATAGATGAAGATTACTACATTTATTTAAGAGATACAGAAGCTAAGAAAACAGTAGATCTAAGACAAAGAGATTACACCTTTACAATTGATACTGTTGGTGAAAATAACACAAGATTTAAAATTATTTATACTAAAGATAAAAGAAGAGCTACAAAGAAAACTGGTAAAGAAGCTATATTAGTGGAAGAAGTAGACTCAGAAGATTTTGCAGTTTATGTAGACGGCGCAAAAGAGTTAATTGTAGAATATGATTTTGATGTTGACAATATTAAAGATGTAACTTTATATACTATTCAAGGTAGAAAAGTAAAAACGTTTTTAGGTACAGATGCTAAAAATATTTCTAACTTAAAGACAGGTACTTATATTGTAAATACAACATTAATTGATAATAGAAATTTCACAAAAAAAATACTGATTGCAAACTAG
- a CDS encoding T9SS type A sorting domain-containing protein, translating into MKNFLLNIIFLTLTVCSFSQTDNDGFYFDGVNDFINVGGASNTNISNINSTTTNNRTYETWFKAAEVTTRQFIMKEGAGTRAVIIYIEGGYLVVGGYNRADYTPRWEGTYFRKAITADTWYHVALVLDDAQAANNTTNPMGANQNTALKFYLNGILIGENSGYQFGPHNTVRLGYKDTSIRFPSITAPGWTNQLDSDYFYSSSTVTSNSGTNYFEGYLWGFRLWNRVRTPQEIDDYKSDIITTVGTDDLVAILDGDTFTYLANDNVSTNEATVSPVATIIWSATAASTDWNAGSNWVGGAVPDILTKEAVEIQASTNYPIITSGTHIVAGDLQVNASASITVLSGGTLEVSYDIVNNGTIDVKESGSLVLREKKVLGGTGDYIVERNTPTYNGNDFYSYWSSPVVSADSNIATVFPDAELIYAFEASSSNSDWVFHGTSNFEKGMGYAVQNEGIGGQLRTFTGVVNSGDISVNVYNTSNLSGSDNDGDTWSANGDNLVGNPYPAAIDWDLVITDPDNTEILGTIYLWNQATAEVGENNVSDYLQYNLTGGVTNTATGNIGTGQGFFVRALSNSSIKFKTTHQIASSNTQFYKSNQKKTLEEKKDRSWIKFTRGNETNTLLIGFLEGATEGVDRIYDAGFDTNQKSLGFYSLINNSIKASIQGLPVLQNDEEIVPLGFIVDKVGEYSIGIQEETINDDYTVYLFDKELDLLFNLEEGDYNFSIETLGENNERFEIKYSKASKEETTLSTEVVENIDDTLNLYVNSNRELIIKKNTQEEIKNIQVYNLQGRLISVFKSEDLKSVSNYSKGVYFVKVTFSDKQEFRKKILIY; encoded by the coding sequence ATGAAAAATTTTTTATTAAATATAATCTTCTTAACCCTAACGGTTTGCAGTTTTTCTCAAACAGATAATGATGGTTTTTATTTTGATGGTGTAAATGATTTTATAAATGTAGGTGGTGCTTCAAATACAAATATTTCAAATATTAATAGTACAACTACAAACAATAGAACTTACGAGACTTGGTTTAAAGCAGCAGAAGTTACTACCAGACAATTTATTATGAAAGAGGGTGCTGGTACTAGAGCTGTTATTATTTATATAGAAGGTGGGTATTTGGTTGTAGGAGGATATAATAGAGCAGACTACACACCAAGATGGGAAGGAACCTATTTTAGAAAGGCAATTACTGCCGATACATGGTATCATGTGGCTCTTGTTTTAGATGATGCCCAAGCTGCAAATAATACAACAAACCCAATGGGTGCTAATCAGAATACAGCCTTAAAATTTTATTTAAATGGTATTTTAATCGGTGAAAATTCTGGATATCAATTTGGACCACACAATACTGTTAGATTAGGGTATAAAGATACTAGTATAAGATTTCCAAGTATAACAGCGCCAGGGTGGACAAATCAATTAGATTCTGATTATTTCTATAGTTCATCAACTGTAACTAGTAATTCAGGGACTAATTATTTTGAAGGATATTTATGGGGATTTAGACTTTGGAATCGAGTGAGAACTCCACAAGAAATAGACGATTACAAATCAGATATAATTACTACAGTTGGTACAGATGATTTAGTGGCAATTTTAGATGGAGATACATTTACATATTTAGCAAATGATAATGTAAGTACTAATGAAGCAACAGTTTCTCCTGTAGCAACAATTATTTGGAGTGCAACTGCTGCATCTACAGATTGGAATGCGGGTTCTAATTGGGTAGGTGGTGCTGTGCCAGACATATTAACAAAAGAGGCTGTAGAAATTCAAGCTTCAACAAATTATCCAATAATAACTTCTGGAACTCATATTGTAGCCGGAGACCTGCAAGTTAATGCAAGTGCAAGTATTACTGTTCTAAGTGGTGGTACTTTAGAGGTTAGTTATGATATTGTTAACAATGGTACTATTGATGTTAAAGAAAGTGGCAGTTTAGTGTTAAGAGAAAAGAAAGTTTTAGGCGGTACAGGAGATTATATTGTTGAAAGAAATACACCTACATATAATGGTAACGATTTCTATTCTTATTGGAGTTCGCCAGTTGTTAGTGCAGATTCAAATATTGCAACAGTTTTTCCTGATGCAGAACTTATATATGCATTCGAAGCTAGTTCATCAAATTCAGATTGGGTATTTCATGGTACTTCAAATTTCGAGAAAGGAATGGGGTATGCTGTTCAAAATGAAGGTATAGGTGGTCAGTTAAGAACTTTTACAGGTGTTGTTAATTCAGGAGATATTTCGGTAAATGTTTACAATACATCAAATTTATCAGGTTCTGATAATGATGGAGATACTTGGTCTGCAAATGGAGATAATTTAGTTGGTAATCCATACCCAGCAGCAATAGATTGGGATTTAGTAATTACAGATCCAGATAATACAGAAATTCTAGGAACCATATATTTATGGAACCAAGCAACTGCAGAAGTAGGTGAAAACAATGTTTCAGATTATCTGCAATATAATTTAACAGGTGGTGTTACAAATACTGCTACAGGAAATATTGGTACTGGCCAAGGTTTTTTTGTAAGAGCTTTATCAAATAGTTCGATAAAATTTAAAACAACACATCAAATTGCGTCTAGCAATACGCAATTTTATAAGTCTAATCAGAAAAAAACTCTCGAAGAGAAAAAAGATAGATCTTGGATTAAATTTACAAGAGGAAATGAAACCAATACTTTATTAATAGGTTTCTTAGAAGGAGCAACAGAAGGTGTAGACAGAATTTATGACGCTGGTTTTGATACAAATCAAAAATCTTTAGGTTTCTATTCGTTGATAAATAATTCTATAAAAGCATCTATACAAGGTTTGCCTGTTTTACAGAACGATGAAGAAATTGTACCCTTAGGTTTTATTGTAGATAAAGTAGGTGAGTATTCAATCGGAATTCAAGAAGAAACTATAAATGATGATTACACTGTTTATTTATTTGATAAAGAACTAGATTTATTATTCAATCTAGAAGAAGGTGATTATAATTTCTCTATAGAAACCTTAGGAGAAAATAATGAGAGATTCGAGATAAAGTATTCGAAAGCTAGTAAAGAAGAAACAACTTTAAGTACAGAGGTAGTAGAAAATATTGATGATACTTTAAATCTATATGTCAACTCAAATAGAGAGTTGATTATCAAAAAAAATACGCAAGAAGAAATCAAAAATATTCAAGTTTATAATTTACAAGGTAGACTTATAAGTGTTTTTAAAAGTGAAGATCTAAAAAGTGTTTCAAACTACAGTAAAGGCGTATATTTTGTTAAAGTAACTTTTAGCGATAAGCAAGAGTTTAGAAAGAAAATTCTTATTTATTAA